The Saccharopolyspora gloriosae genome window below encodes:
- a CDS encoding DUF1990 family protein produces MILPWLWRWPPGLLLAVLREFTSDVPVHLVECEEEVRPPDPPSPAADLQLPEDGCGPLFHRRYSADIDLHLRGAEEVMALFVAAPDRMVPGEVAVFAPEADHVDLRAGDDLVVRMPGPWNGPVRVLEVTPTSFRLATRRGHLEAGQIEFRATDHGMRLLFEIESWARSSGWVADLLYDRLRLSRQIQAYMWVRCCTRVCAASGGRLRNGVEIYTGRGEPAGERR; encoded by the coding sequence GTGATCCTCCCGTGGCTGTGGCGCTGGCCGCCGGGACTGCTGCTGGCGGTGCTGCGCGAGTTCACCAGCGACGTCCCGGTGCACCTCGTGGAGTGCGAGGAGGAGGTTCGCCCGCCGGATCCGCCGAGCCCGGCGGCGGACCTGCAGCTGCCGGAGGACGGTTGCGGCCCGCTGTTCCACCGCCGCTACTCCGCCGACATCGACCTGCACCTGCGCGGTGCTGAGGAGGTGATGGCGCTGTTCGTCGCCGCCCCGGACCGGATGGTGCCGGGCGAGGTGGCGGTCTTCGCCCCGGAGGCCGATCACGTGGACCTGCGTGCGGGCGACGACCTGGTGGTGCGGATGCCCGGCCCGTGGAACGGACCGGTCCGGGTGCTGGAGGTGACGCCGACGTCGTTCCGGCTGGCGACCCGGCGCGGTCACCTGGAGGCCGGGCAGATCGAGTTCCGCGCCACCGATCACGGGATGCGGCTGCTGTTCGAGATCGAGTCCTGGGCGCGCAGCAGCGGTTGGGTCGCGGACCTGCTCTACGACCGGCTGCGGTTGTCGCGGCAGATCCAGGCGTACATGTGGGTGCGGTGCTGCACCCGGGTCTGCGCCGCGTCCGGTGGCCGGTTGCGCAACGGAGTGGAGATCTACACCGGCCGGGGCGAGCCGGCCGGGGAGCGGAGGTGA
- a CDS encoding DUF4383 domain-containing protein: MHTVHRIGAVLLGLGLWVFGILGLARGLEFFSTRGHVVLGLSSNGLLSVISLVAGAVLIGCAAWGGRQASTVTTFVGALFLLSGLVHLAILNSPLNLLAFRMPNVLFSLVVGLILLCTGLYGRLSGGLPPDNPYRREHPMRTRRPDPEEQLDDERQPVESEEQQYRDAEIAMGEGHPTPEQTQLVMRDQARRRAVERARARRRTEGGYV; this comes from the coding sequence GTGCACACGGTTCACCGGATCGGCGCGGTGCTGCTGGGACTGGGGTTGTGGGTGTTCGGCATCCTCGGGCTGGCTCGCGGGCTGGAGTTCTTCTCCACCCGGGGGCACGTGGTGCTGGGGTTGTCCAGCAACGGGCTGCTGTCGGTGATCTCCCTGGTGGCCGGCGCGGTGCTGATCGGGTGCGCGGCGTGGGGCGGCAGGCAGGCGTCCACGGTGACCACGTTCGTGGGGGCGTTGTTCCTGCTGTCCGGGCTGGTGCACTTGGCGATCCTGAACTCGCCGCTGAACCTGCTGGCGTTCCGGATGCCGAACGTGCTGTTCAGCCTCGTGGTCGGGCTGATCTTGCTGTGCACCGGCCTGTACGGGCGGTTGTCGGGCGGGTTGCCGCCGGACAACCCGTACCGGCGGGAGCATCCGATGCGCACCCGCCGCCCGGACCCGGAGGAGCAGCTCGACGACGAGCGCCAGCCCGTGGAGTCCGAGGAGCAGCAGTACCGGGACGCGGAGATCGCCATGGGTGAGGGGCATCCGACTCCGGAGCAGACCCAGCTCGTCATGCGCGACCAGGCTCGGCGCCGCGCGGTGGAGCGGGCCCGGGCCCGCCGCCGCACCGAAGGCGGGTACGTGTGA
- a CDS encoding biliverdin-producing heme oxygenase, giving the protein MSSPAQQPVRSDFAARLRSDTRADHAHVQSLPFLRTLLAGELEADAYAVMLGQHYFVYEVLEQAAEAMRSDVVAGPFISDRLLRSAHLATDLHHYLGPDWREVIKPSAATERYRERLQEACFTWPGGFVAHHYTRCLADLSGGQLIRSAMRRSLNPPDDRGFAFLTFDDVPSSAGVRNAYRLLLDTAGWDEPEQRRIIAEVRLAYRLNEAVFADLGERLPPRIPRQRR; this is encoded by the coding sequence GTGTCCTCGCCAGCGCAGCAACCGGTACGCAGCGACTTCGCCGCCCGCCTCAGGTCCGACACCCGCGCCGACCACGCCCACGTCCAATCCCTGCCGTTCCTGCGGACCCTGCTCGCCGGCGAGCTCGAAGCCGACGCCTATGCCGTGATGCTCGGGCAGCACTACTTCGTCTACGAAGTGCTCGAACAGGCCGCGGAGGCGATGCGCAGCGACGTCGTCGCGGGCCCGTTCATCAGCGACCGGCTGCTCAGGTCGGCACACCTGGCGACCGACCTGCACCACTACCTAGGCCCCGACTGGCGCGAGGTGATCAAGCCGAGCGCGGCCACCGAGCGCTACCGCGAGCGGCTGCAGGAGGCGTGCTTCACCTGGCCCGGCGGGTTCGTCGCGCACCACTACACGCGCTGCCTGGCCGACCTCTCCGGCGGCCAGCTGATCCGCTCCGCGATGCGGCGCAGCCTGAACCCGCCCGACGACCGGGGATTCGCCTTCCTCACCTTCGACGACGTCCCCAGCAGCGCGGGCGTGCGCAACGCCTACCGGTTGCTGCTGGACACCGCGGGCTGGGACGAGCCCGAACAGCGGCGCATCATCGCCGAGGTGCGGCTCGCGTACCGCCTCAACGAGGCGGTCTTCGCCGACCTCGGCGAGCGGCTGCCCCCGCGAATTCCGCGCCAGCGCCGCTGA
- a CDS encoding helix-turn-helix domain-containing protein → MTATPPRPRAYVLGAELRDARRKKGLTLRGLASILDVSHSVLVRWEHGDRVPSAESVSAVCVVLGVSSTAQARMHKLAREAAAEPAPALSVGATGGSDQLATLLEFERTATKITDVAPLLIPGLLQAAEYTRAIMETGIPEREANKRVAMRQGRRDIITRKRAPAKYTALILESVLHQPIGVPGARHDQLRFLDEVAERDNVELRIIPATAGWTPAHAGPFVLLEFAKADPVVHLEHHRSSAFLQDEDAVDAFRSARDELERVALSREDSRKLIAEIAAREQVPA, encoded by the coding sequence ATGACCGCAACTCCACCACGACCGCGGGCCTATGTGCTCGGCGCCGAGCTGCGCGACGCGCGCCGCAAGAAAGGGCTCACGTTGCGGGGCCTCGCCTCGATCCTGGACGTCTCGCACTCCGTTCTGGTGCGCTGGGAGCACGGCGATCGGGTGCCGTCCGCCGAATCCGTGTCCGCCGTGTGCGTGGTGCTCGGTGTCAGCAGCACCGCGCAGGCCCGCATGCACAAGCTCGCGCGCGAGGCCGCCGCCGAACCGGCACCGGCGCTGAGCGTGGGCGCCACCGGCGGCTCGGACCAGCTCGCGACGCTGCTGGAATTCGAACGCACCGCCACGAAGATCACCGACGTCGCGCCGCTGCTCATCCCCGGCCTGCTGCAGGCCGCCGAGTACACCCGCGCGATCATGGAAACCGGCATCCCCGAGCGGGAGGCGAACAAGCGGGTCGCGATGCGGCAGGGACGCCGCGACATCATCACCCGCAAGCGCGCACCGGCGAAGTACACCGCGCTCATCCTCGAATCCGTGCTGCACCAGCCCATCGGCGTGCCCGGCGCCCGGCACGACCAACTGCGGTTCCTCGACGAAGTCGCCGAACGCGACAACGTCGAACTCCGGATCATCCCCGCCACCGCCGGCTGGACGCCCGCGCACGCCGGCCCCTTCGTGCTGCTGGAATTCGCGAAAGCGGACCCGGTCGTGCACCTCGAACACCACCGCTCCTCGGCGTTCCTGCAGGACGAGGACGCCGTCGACGCGTTCCGCTCCGCCCGCGACGAACTGGAACGGGTCGCGCTGAGCAGGGAGGACTCCCGCAAGCTCATCGCCGAGATCGCCGCGCGCGAACAGGTCCCGGCATGA
- a CDS encoding SAM-dependent methyltransferase, whose amino-acid sequence MPIPSDPSDAIDTSRPSLARVYDCALGGKDNFEVHRELSRRINEAVPEARTIALTSRAFLIRAVRFLAREAGVDQYLDCGSGLPTAENTHQIAQRVNPEAQVVYVDNDPTVAAHSRALLADNDRSHFLDADIFEPSRVLDDPLVRDKLDFTRPLALLHVGTLHHYDEAARGRPAADIVREYVAALPSGSFVAFNHFLDPEDEHSEHAHRVQKLLATGLGSGFFRTRAEIEAMLASLDLLDPGLVVTDDWWPDGPRLTPLPAAAHCVAAAIGRKP is encoded by the coding sequence ATGCCGATACCGTCCGACCCCTCGGATGCCATCGACACGAGCAGGCCGAGCTTGGCGCGGGTCTACGACTGCGCGCTCGGCGGCAAGGACAACTTCGAAGTCCACCGCGAACTCAGCAGGCGCATCAACGAAGCGGTCCCGGAAGCGCGGACCATCGCCCTGACCAGCCGCGCGTTCCTCATCCGCGCCGTGCGGTTCCTCGCCCGCGAAGCCGGCGTCGACCAGTACCTGGACTGCGGCTCCGGACTGCCGACCGCCGAGAACACCCACCAGATCGCCCAGCGCGTGAACCCGGAAGCCCAAGTGGTGTACGTGGACAACGATCCGACGGTCGCCGCGCACAGCAGAGCGCTATTGGCCGACAACGATCGCAGCCACTTCCTCGACGCCGACATCTTCGAGCCCAGCCGGGTCCTCGACGACCCGCTGGTGCGCGACAAGCTCGACTTCACGCGCCCTCTCGCGCTGCTGCACGTCGGCACGCTGCACCACTACGACGAAGCGGCACGCGGCAGGCCCGCCGCCGACATCGTGCGGGAATACGTGGCGGCGCTGCCGTCCGGTTCGTTCGTGGCGTTCAACCACTTCCTCGACCCCGAGGACGAGCACAGCGAACACGCGCACCGGGTGCAGAAGCTGCTCGCCACCGGACTCGGATCCGGATTCTTCCGCACCCGCGCCGAAATCGAAGCGATGCTGGCGAGCCTGGACCTGCTCGACCCCGGCCTCGTCGTCACCGACGACTGGTGGCCGGACGGGCCTCGGCTCACACCGCTGCCCGCGGCGGCGCACTGCGTAGCCGCGGCCATCGGCCGGAAGCCTTGA
- a CDS encoding DUF397 domain-containing protein, with the protein MNVAPRGWRKSSHSSQETNCVEVGGLPGGGAAVRDTKNRAAGHLSTTPAQWSRFLRTVRCL; encoded by the coding sequence ATGAACGTCGCGCCGCGGGGCTGGCGCAAGTCCTCGCACAGCAGCCAGGAGACCAACTGCGTCGAAGTCGGCGGCCTGCCCGGCGGCGGTGCCGCGGTGCGCGACACCAAGAACCGCGCCGCCGGGCACCTGAGCACCACACCGGCGCAGTGGTCCCGCTTCCTGCGCACCGTCCGCTGCCTCTGA
- a CDS encoding DUF1990 family protein: protein MSVTGLRCDDDPHLSRELERLRTLPVNFDVHAVDPEQPGPKWKVDDFRQPLPGEPPGPPLSGGPWERACALARDYKFADPTVVRRACRSSDDLVGSELLLETDFHGLVFMLPCRVGSVTDTTRDGERVWGWNYRTLRGHLEQGQMDFLVRKDLVSGDVEFRVHAFSRAASIPNPVVRLGFALFGRSTQLRFIRSACRRMAELTEPVARRGGRTPPP from the coding sequence GTGAGCGTGACCGGTCTGCGGTGCGACGACGACCCGCACTTGAGCCGGGAACTCGAACGGCTGCGGACGTTGCCGGTCAACTTCGACGTGCACGCCGTCGATCCGGAGCAGCCCGGTCCGAAGTGGAAGGTGGACGACTTCCGGCAGCCGTTGCCGGGGGAGCCGCCGGGGCCGCCGTTGTCGGGCGGGCCTTGGGAGCGGGCGTGCGCCCTGGCGCGGGACTACAAGTTCGCCGATCCGACCGTGGTGCGCCGCGCCTGCCGTTCCTCGGACGACCTGGTGGGCTCGGAACTGCTGTTGGAGACCGATTTCCACGGGCTCGTGTTCATGCTGCCGTGCCGGGTCGGGTCGGTCACCGACACGACGCGCGACGGGGAGCGGGTGTGGGGGTGGAACTACCGCACGCTGCGGGGGCATCTGGAGCAGGGGCAGATGGACTTCCTGGTGCGCAAGGATCTCGTCAGCGGCGACGTGGAGTTCCGCGTGCACGCGTTCTCCCGAGCGGCCTCGATCCCGAATCCGGTGGTGCGCTTGGGTTTCGCGCTGTTCGGCCGGAGCACCCAGCTGCGGTTCATCCGGAGCGCGTGCCGCCGGATGGCCGAGTTGACGGAGCCAGTAGCTCGGCGAGGCGGTCGCACTCCGCCACCGTGA